A part of Mycteria americana isolate JAX WOST 10 ecotype Jacksonville Zoo and Gardens chromosome 28, USCA_MyAme_1.0, whole genome shotgun sequence genomic DNA contains:
- the PGLYRP2 gene encoding N-acetylmuramoyl-L-alanine amidase, with product MLPWLLVALSVCALPGTGLPPRTMDSVVQIVEALESTDRGFNGTVPELARALGGCGTPGCRAVLGEPPDVPPAPPTLSRQQWLLFTQLLRHDAAAPERGAVLAPDGSTVALGPLLAGIEVGLKRAAGWPIPTVEPPIDALYAVTVTEALGTSFLLARDGDGNRATLGPGGCWDDVDDPQNYTLLGPPSPIPDAIANGAMDGVLLGAHLARAPTPLADLLRDYYGTGNGTEKGRPPSSYRRRDFGVLTGPGKLEEEVAAMLRVLRVLPPTRELLEDVGPEEAVAIARQAAQDFTEVYVECPAIVPRCMWGARPYRGTPRPLTLPLGSVYIHHTFIPSAPCRTFTACARAMRAMQRFHQDTRGWDDIGYSFVVGSDGYLYQGRGWHWVGAHTRGYNSKGYGVGYVGDFSVTLPDPDAIALVRDRLLPCAVRTGRLHRNYTLRGHRQMGHTDCPGNSLFREIETWHGFKMDTTLVDPSLGRPWFRWTPLWWTPAWVDPGLDGPWSNGCQPRWTLVHTDPDPMVAITDWPWSKWTPAQRMPTLMDTSPEGPQP from the exons gtCTCCCACCCCGCACCATGGACTCGGTGGTTCAGATCGTGGAAGCCCTTGAGTCGACTGACCGCGGCTTCAACGGCACCGTACCGGAGCTGGCGCGGGCGCTGGGTGGCtgcggcaccccggggtgccgcgCGGTGCTGGGAGAGCCACCCGAtgtcccaccagccccaccaaCGCTCAGCCGCCAGCAGTGGCTGCTCTTCACCCAACTCCTCCGCCACGACGCCGCAGCGCCCGAGCGCGGCGCGGTGCTGGCGCCCGACGGCTCCACCGTCGCCCTTGGCCCCCTCCTCGCCGGCATCGAGGTTGGCCTCAAGCGGGCGGCGGGGTGGCCCATCCCCACCGTCGAGCCACCCATCGACGCGCTCTACGCTGTCACCGTCACCGAGGCTTTGGGGACATCCTTCCTCTTGGCTCGTGACGGTGATGGCAACCGAGCCACGCTGGGACCCGGCGGCTGTTGGGACGATGTGGACGACCCCCAAAACTACACTCTGCTGGGACCCCCGTCACCCATCCCTGATGCCATCGCCAACGGGGCGATGgatggggtgctgctgggtgcccaCCTGGCCCGAGCACCCACCCCACTCGCCGACCTTCTCCGGGACTACTACGGGACGGGCAACGGCACGGAGAAAGGGCGACCACCCAGCAGTTACCGGCGGCGAGATTTCGGGGTGCTGACGGGGCCagggaagctggaggaggaggtggcagccaTGCTGagggtgctgcgggtgctgccACCCACCCGGGAGCTGTTGGAGGACGTGGGGCCGGAGGAGGCGGTGGCCATCGCTCGTCAAGCGGCGCAGGACTTCACGGAGGTCTACGTGG AGTGCCCGGCCATCGTGCCCCGGTGCATGTGGGGTGCCCGTCCCTACCGGGGCACCCCCAGACCGTTGACCCTCCCCTTGGGCTCTGTCTACATCCACCACACCTTCATACCCAGCGCCCCGTGCCGCACCTTCACCGCCTGCGCCCGCGCCATGCGCGCCATGCAACGCTTCCACCAGGACACCCGCGGTTGGGATGACATCGGCTACAG CTTCGTGGTGGGGTCGGACGGGTACCTGTACCAAGGCCGAGGTTGGCACTGGGTTGGTGCCCACACCAGAGGCTACAACAGCAAAGGCTATGGCGTGGGCTACGTTGGAGACTTCTCGGTCACCTTGCCGGACCCCGATGCCATCGCCCTGGTGAGGGACAGGCTCCTGCCCTGCGCCGTGCGGACCGGCCGGCTTCACCGCAACTACACCCTCCGTGGCCACCGCCAGATGGGTCACACCGACTGCCCCGGTAACTCCCTCTTCCGTGAGATTGAGACCTGGCACGGCTTCAAG ATGGACACCACGCTGGTGGACCCCAGCCTGGGTAGACCCTGGTTCAGATGGACACCACTCTGGTGGACCCCAGCCTGGGTAGACCCTGGTTTAGATGGACCCTGGTCCAACGGATGCCAGCCCAGATGGACCCTGGTCCACACGGACCCTGACCcaatggttgccatcacggattGGCCCTGGTCCAAGTGGACACCAGCCCAACGCATGCCAACCCTGATGGACACTAGTCCAGAAGGACCTCAGCCTTGA